The following nucleotide sequence is from Candidatus Latescibacter sp..
GATACATCGCAGCGACTTTGATCAGCATATCGCTGGAATAAACTGAATTAGGAAACTTTTTATACCCATCACTATAGTATTCAACGGCTTTTTTGTAATCTGACTGATTCTCCGCAAAAATACCCAGGTAATAATAAGCTTCCTCTTTATAATAAAATTCAGAATTTTCCGGCTTTTTGCCTTCAGCAATGTCGGAGTTTATCATCATGGCGGCAAATTTTGTCAGATTGGCGTTGTCCTGCGCCTGAAAACTGATCTGCATGAGATTACGTAAAAAGCCCAGTTTTTCAACCGGATCCTGTGTAGAATTATACAGACCGAGATAGGTATCGATTGCCTGGGCGCTCTTTTGCTGTCTGACACTGATCATGGCCAAACGCATCTGGGCGTCCCGTTTGATTTTCGGATCTGTACTGTTCATCAATTCTTTCAAATCCGACTCAGCGCGGTTGTACTGACCCAAATCAATAAGTACCGTGGCACGATACACAGAAGTCTGTTCGCGAGTTTCCGGAACATTGAGATCGTACGACTTGTTATAATAGGTGAGGGCATCGTTAAGCTTTGTACTATCTTTTTGGGCTTCTGCAATGCTTCTGCATGCGCTTCCCATCATGATGTAAAACTGCGAAAGACGATAAACCCCGTCAACAGCGCCGGTATCTTCAACTGCGTATTTCATTGCATCCAGAGCTTCCTGGAATTTTGACTCTTTTATGAGGGTCTGTGCAGCAAAGAGACGGGCAGTGGTAAAGAGAGTTTTGTCCTTTCGCGAAACTTTCAAGAATGGATCAACCGCTTCGTTCTCTCTCCCGGCATCCTTATAACAGCGAGCCAACTGGAACCAGGCATTATGAATATACTCATCTTTGGGAAATTCTTGAATAATTTTAGTGTAAAGCCCTATAGCTTCATCGAATTTCTTCATCTCCTGTAAGCCGACTGCCGTTTGATAATAACACCCCAGGCGGTAAGGCGTTTCAGGAAATTCCTTCATTAAAAGATTATACTCATCAATCGCTTTTTGGATGAATTCCGGTGTTCCGGTCTTTTGGTAGGCTAAGCCGAGGTTATAGTAGACGACCGCTTTCAAATCAGATTCAGGATAATCTTTCAATATTCGTTCATAGGTTTTAATGGATTGGGCGATACTATCCTGACCTAGCTGAGTTTCCTTTTTTCGCAACAATGTAGAGCCATTTTCATAAAATGAACGGGCTTGATAATAGAAAGCTTTATCAAGATCAAATCCGGCTCGTAATGCAACATCGTTATAAATGTTGATGTAATTGGTGAACTCTGTCAGCGATTTATCAAAAATAAAATTGTCAAAATATCTTTTGGCTATTTCTACCTGCATCTTTGCCTGGAAAATCTTGTCATTCACTTCGTCAATGGCATCACGGTAAGCCTGGATGGATGATTCAAGATCACCTTTTGCGAAATACATATCGGCAAGTCGTCTATAGGCTTCGGAGATAAGATTCTTATCAAACCTGAAAAGTACGGCAACACGTTTGTACGCTGCCTCAGCCTGTTTGAAATCTCCGACCTCCGCATAACTGGCGCCAATTTTCAACTGAGCTTTAGCGGCAAGGTCAAGAGCTGTCTGGTCGGCCAGTCCGGCGAGTTTCTGGCGCTGGATTTTTTGGATTTCCTGATCAGTCATCTCATTGATACGCATCTTGTCTACCAGCCGCTGGTAGTATGGAATGGCTTCGGCGAACTTTTTCTGATCAAAATATGCCTCGCCTACCTGGAATAACGCGCGATCCGGAAGATTTCCGCTTGGGAAACGAGTCAACAGCCTGGTAAATGCATCAATGCTTTGATCATACTTTTTCGTGTCGTAGTATGCCCAGCCGATATTATACATGGCATTCAATACGTACGAGCTGTTTGGGTAATTCTGAATCAGCTTGTTCCCTTCCTGAATTACCCTTTCATGATCATTGATCAAGTACCATGTCTCAATAACACGGTTTTGTGACTGGGCGCGCAGTTCATCTACTTTAGACCTGTCCTGGGTTTTGGTAAAATAATCACTTGCTTTCTGCACATATTCGAGCGCCAGTTTTTTTGCCTTCTCTTTATCACTGTCCGTTTTGGCAGTAGTTTCCGAACTTTTCTGGTCTTTTGCCATTTGAAAATACGAATTACCGGACTGGTACAGTGTGAGGTCCTTTATGGGACATCTCAAATTCCCATATTCGGCAATCACTTTTTCATCATCAAGAAAACGGCTCTGCATTTTGAAAACCTGATCATACTTTTCAAGAGACTGGTCATATGCTTTGGAAGCATAGAATTTTTGGGCAGCGGAAAATTCTGCCTGCATTTCATCAGGTGTCGGTACGCCGGACACAAAGTACGCCATACCAACAATCACAACTAAAAAGGCATACCCGATATTCATCTCTCATCACAACCTTTCGTGTTTTGATAACGAATTTTTAATTTACCGGCTCCATTCCGACCACAAGACGGATGAAATAAAGACTGCGAGACTTGCTGAAAGTGCTGCGGGCTTCTCCCTTTAAATCCTGCCAATTTAACTGGTATCCCATATTTAAACTAAAATCATATCCATTATAGAAAGACCGGTTTGTCACCATAAACAGATAGTCTCTTGTATCATAATCGAGCTGCGGATTCACAAGGTTCCGCACTGTGCTGTTCAAACCGGGAAATCCCTGGGCGCCAGCTTTAAATGTCGTGCTGATCGTAAGAGGATATTCAACACGCAAAATAGGATAGAAATATTGTTCATGTAATGTCATTTCAATCCCATTGCCATTCGTATATTTACGGGCCATGAATTTTACCTGCGGCATTATCAGTAAATTATGGAAATAATATCGATAATCCGCCTTCAGGATATGGTTCCAGTCAATGTTGTTATTCTTTTTCTGAACTGAAGTTGAATTTTGATGATTCAAGTCATACTTTGCCTTAATATCAATCGTTAAATTCGGAATCCTGAAAAGCTTCGTTTCAAAAAATGAGGTACTTACATAACTATCCCGGTACTCGAGAGGATCATAGTACTTGTTTGCAATTAAACCTTGATTAAGATAGAAAGGATCATACTGGTACATGAGAGAGTCCCGTAAAGTAGTCGTAAGACGTCGCTGAAATCTGAAGACATCATCCTGGATAGTGTCTTGTACCTTTTTGAATTGGGTGCCAAAAGCTACGGTAGCAAAAAACGGGATAAACTTCGTATAATCGATTTTCCCATATTTAACATTATTAACACCGCCTCCGGCTATCTGTGAAAAATTAATGTAACCGGCGGTGAGTTTCAATCCCTGATCAGACCCATAAGAACCGAACCAGTGGTAACCGCGCGAATCCTTATTGTAAGGATAATCGGGCTTATCATCATTTTCACGGTTATCGAGCACATGGTTATTGTTGAAATCATCGCCGTAATCATATTCATCAGGGTCAGTATCATAAAGCAGGAACGGTTCCGCCCAATCAGGAATCAAATTTTCATTCTTATTGGTATCAGGCCGTCCATCACCATTTTTATCCAATCCCGGGAAAACACCGTTCATATCTCTTACTTGTGAAAAGAGATGGAAATCCGGGAACCGGTCTTTGTCATCATTGTCATCCACAGTATCAATAACCATGGTATTGTTAAGATAGGAGGACGATACAGAAGGTGCGGATCCGCCTCCACGCCCCGAAGTATCTGCATAGAACTCCGTTGCCCATGCCGAAACGGGAATATTCTGCAACTCCTTATAAGCCGGATCAATATTCTCGAATGATGTCGTATAGTTCGGGTCAATATTAAAGTACTCGGTCCCGATGGTAAACTTGTTAAACTCCTTCTTAACATTGATATAATATGCTTCTGCGTCTTCATGGTATTTGGTGGCCAGATAGTGCGGATATTGGCGGAAATTAAAGTTTTTGTTAAATTCAGCCACCAGATCAAATCCCTTTATCTGAGACTTCACTCTAATCCCCATGATCATATCAGCCATCTGAATACCGTATTTGAAAGAAACCCAGTTGATATTAGATAAATCTTTAATATTACCGGAAGCCTCTTTCACCACAGTGAAATAACGCGCCATTTCGTTTCCATATGCTGATGCATCGATATTCTGGTATACCTCGGATATACTTATTTTGTAATCATTCGCTACATTGGCTCTAAATTCCACGTTTTCCACCGGCACACTTGCCGCTTTGCCCGAACTATCTATGCCTTGCTTCTTAGGGATTTGAAACCAGAAGAGCAGATAATCGTTTCCATTTACTTCATAATATTTATTCGGCGTTCCGGTATACGAGCTTATATCCGCAATGGGATCATTTAACGTTTTCCGCAACATGAGGTAATCCGCCGGTAAATTCGGATCTGCTGAAAGCCGCGACTTTGAGAATTTAAAATATTGCGGAATACGCTTCGGGTTAAGCATATATACATTTTCATAGAAGTCCAATGCCGGATTATCTACCTGCTTCCGAACATCATAAAAATCCTGCTGCCAATTTCCACGGGTAATACCTACCAATAAATCTTTCCTCGGCTGACCTTCGACAACCGGATAAATATCATAAAGACGAGGCCCATTGTCATTATCGAATCTGCTCCCATCTTCAACTTTCACCACGAGCATACTTACCTGCTCGGGGAAATACTGCGCCTGTATGGGACGAGGCATGTTCCCGGTCACAGAATCACGGATATCGGAAAAAATGCTGTTTGCGCTGAACGTACGTCCCTGGGTGCTATCGGATTTATAGGTGTTGACATAATTGGCTGCGACATTTATTATACCGAATTGCCTTTCAAAATGACCGCCGGTCAGATAAACCGGCAAGAGACGCATTCTGATTTTATTCTCAACATATTCCCTCGAAAACCACATGGGAATATCTGCCCGTGAAGCTACGAAGGTTAGATTGTTGTAGCCGAAATTAGTATCCCACCTCAAGCCGTTCAATG
It contains:
- a CDS encoding tetratricopeptide repeat protein, producing MNIGYAFLVVIVGMAYFVSGVPTPDEMQAEFSAAQKFYASKAYDQSLEKYDQVFKMQSRFLDDEKVIAEYGNLRCPIKDLTLYQSGNSYFQMAKDQKSSETTAKTDSDKEKAKKLALEYVQKASDYFTKTQDRSKVDELRAQSQNRVIETWYLINDHERVIQEGNKLIQNYPNSSYVLNAMYNIGWAYYDTKKYDQSIDAFTRLLTRFPSGNLPDRALFQVGEAYFDQKKFAEAIPYYQRLVDKMRINEMTDQEIQKIQRQKLAGLADQTALDLAAKAQLKIGASYAEVGDFKQAEAAYKRVAVLFRFDKNLISEAYRRLADMYFAKGDLESSIQAYRDAIDEVNDKIFQAKMQVEIAKRYFDNFIFDKSLTEFTNYINIYNDVALRAGFDLDKAFYYQARSFYENGSTLLRKKETQLGQDSIAQSIKTYERILKDYPESDLKAVVYYNLGLAYQKTGTPEFIQKAIDEYNLLMKEFPETPYRLGCYYQTAVGLQEMKKFDEAIGLYTKIIQEFPKDEYIHNAWFQLARCYKDAGRENEAVDPFLKVSRKDKTLFTTARLFAAQTLIKESKFQEALDAMKYAVEDTGAVDGVYRLSQFYIMMGSACRSIAEAQKDSTKLNDALTYYNKSYDLNVPETREQTSVYRATVLIDLGQYNRAESDLKELMNSTDPKIKRDAQMRLAMISVRQQKSAQAIDTYLGLYNSTQDPVEKLGFLRNLMQISFQAQDNANLTKFAAMMINSDIAEGKKPENSEFYYKEEAYYYLGIFAENQSDYKKAVEYYSDGYKKFPNSVYSSDMLIKVAAMYLTKLNTEKDALDISGDYFNQYIKAFPNTAMTEMAHYYLGFCYYNGRRFPEALNAFKSFSDRYPNSEFTAEAIYYYSDCNYNLGNYSESVNGFNAVITKYPNHEKAEEALFTKAWALLDLQREDEAMATLRQMVDKYPKSRFAAQSLFSIADSYYNAQKYEDALNTYQEVLKKYPESDVAKKIPDTINELKETVAYVEYEKAYEPFGKAREGKADPATVMGWYRQAATGFEAVILKYPGTESETGALSNVGITYEELGEWQKAADAFDKVMKKFESTGAVTQEAFTFAKAHKDYIVANKL